A single region of the Nocardioides aquaticus genome encodes:
- a CDS encoding nucleoside deaminase, whose amino-acid sequence MRAALDEARAALRSGDVPVGAVVVDPAGVVVGVGRNVREAEADPTGHAEVVALRAAARARGEWRLDGCTLVVTLEPCTMCAGAAVLARVDRVVLGAWDEKAGAVGSLWDVVRDRRLNHRPEVVAGVLAGESSALLAEFFGGRRG is encoded by the coding sequence ATGCGGGCCGCGCTGGACGAGGCGCGCGCCGCGCTGCGCTCCGGTGACGTGCCGGTGGGCGCCGTCGTCGTCGACCCCGCCGGCGTGGTCGTGGGCGTCGGGCGCAACGTCCGCGAGGCCGAGGCCGACCCGACCGGGCACGCCGAGGTCGTCGCGCTGCGGGCCGCCGCGCGGGCCCGGGGCGAGTGGCGCCTCGACGGCTGCACCCTGGTGGTGACCCTCGAGCCGTGCACGATGTGCGCCGGCGCCGCGGTGCTCGCCCGGGTGGACCGGGTGGTCCTGGGGGCGTGGGACGAGAAGGCCGGCGCGGTCGGCTCGCTGTGGGACGTCGTCCGCGACCGCCGCCTCAACCACCGCCCCGAGGTGGTCGCCGGGGTGCTGGCGGGGGAGTCGTCGGCGTTGCTGGCGGAGTTCTTCGGCGGGCGACGGGGCTGA
- a CDS encoding LacI family DNA-binding transcriptional regulator: MPPDGTGTSPLRAPGVKDVASAAGVSLGTVSNVLNRPDRVSAGTRSRVEQAMADLGFVRNESARQLRAGRSRVLAYVVLDAGNPFFTDVAGGIEGAAEAAGLAVFLCNSDQRAARERDYLDHLEQQRVQGILVTPVDPDSPVLTEVASRGTPVVVVDRVRHDDRLCSVGVDDRHGGRVAIEHLVDLGHQRVAFVGGPRDLGQVRDRLAGAREAWAAAGLPEADLTTVGTSALTVAEGRAAGDRLAGVPRSRRPTAAFCANDLLALGLLQQAIAGGHRVPEELAIVGYDDIEFAAAAAVPLTSVRQPRRELGRTATDLLLAETTETDHVHRQVLFTPELVARTSTLG; the protein is encoded by the coding sequence ATGCCGCCGGACGGCACGGGCACGTCCCCGCTGCGGGCGCCCGGCGTGAAGGACGTCGCCTCCGCCGCCGGCGTCTCGCTGGGCACTGTCTCGAACGTGCTCAACCGGCCCGACCGGGTCTCGGCCGGCACCCGCTCCCGGGTGGAGCAGGCCATGGCCGACCTCGGCTTCGTCCGCAACGAGTCGGCCCGCCAGCTGCGGGCCGGCCGAAGCCGGGTCCTGGCCTACGTCGTGCTCGACGCCGGCAACCCGTTCTTCACCGACGTGGCCGGTGGTATCGAGGGCGCCGCCGAGGCCGCCGGCCTCGCGGTCTTCCTGTGCAACAGCGACCAGCGTGCAGCCCGGGAGCGCGACTACCTCGACCACCTCGAGCAGCAGCGGGTGCAGGGCATCCTGGTCACCCCCGTCGACCCGGACTCCCCGGTGCTGACCGAGGTCGCCTCCCGCGGCACCCCCGTCGTGGTCGTCGACCGCGTCCGCCACGACGACCGGCTCTGCTCGGTCGGCGTCGACGACCGGCACGGAGGACGGGTCGCGATCGAGCACCTCGTCGACCTCGGTCACCAGCGGGTCGCCTTCGTCGGTGGGCCGAGGGACCTCGGTCAGGTCCGCGACCGCCTGGCGGGCGCCCGCGAGGCGTGGGCCGCCGCCGGCCTGCCCGAGGCAGACCTCACCACCGTGGGCACCTCGGCGCTGACCGTCGCCGAGGGCCGGGCCGCGGGCGACCGGCTGGCCGGCGTACCCCGCTCCCGGCGACCCACCGCGGCGTTCTGCGCCAACGACCTGCTCGCGCTCGGGCTCCTGCAGCAGGCCATCGCCGGGGGTCACCGGGTGCCCGAGGAGCTGGCGATCGTGGGTTACGACGACATCGAGTTCGCCGCGGCGGCGGCCGTCCCGCTCACCTCGGTGCGGCAGCCGCGCCGCGAGCTCGGCCGCACCGCCACCGACCTGCTGCTGGCCGAGACGACCGAGACCGACCACGTCCACCGGCAGGTGCTGTTCACCCCCGAGCTGGTCGCCCGGACCTCGACGCTCGGCTGA